One genomic region from Arthrobacter sp. YN encodes:
- a CDS encoding LytR C-terminal domain-containing protein, with protein MTKYAKDEFDQVPQNTSRQGVHRDAQETTRPTLWPVLTVGAVALVLGLVAFLVLPNLGVVAPSAAPSVSTPAPQQTDSSPSAAPGESSSAPSASSEPTPSESPSATSSSAPVDKSTPVAVYNGAGTAGLAGRVAGLVEADGWTLSTVGNWGGLPQQTSVIFYNAPEQKVNAEALGTLLGIQTILESPEVQQQLVVVAGPGYQ; from the coding sequence ATGACCAAATATGCCAAGGACGAATTCGACCAGGTCCCGCAGAACACCTCCCGGCAGGGCGTTCACCGGGACGCCCAGGAAACCACGCGTCCCACGTTGTGGCCGGTTCTGACTGTTGGGGCTGTGGCCCTGGTTCTGGGGTTGGTGGCCTTCCTGGTCCTTCCGAACCTCGGCGTGGTGGCTCCCAGTGCCGCGCCCAGCGTCTCGACGCCGGCGCCGCAGCAGACAGATTCATCACCATCGGCGGCACCGGGCGAATCCAGCAGCGCACCGTCGGCATCCAGCGAGCCGACACCGTCTGAGAGTCCGTCTGCAACGTCGTCCTCCGCACCGGTGGACAAGTCCACGCCGGTTGCCGTGTACAACGGTGCCGGCACCGCTGGCTTGGCTGGCCGTGTAGCCGGTCTGGTGGAAGCCGACGGCTGGACACTGAGCACCGTGGGCAACTGGGGCGGCCTGCCGCAGCAGACATCGGTGATCTTCTACAACGCGCCTGAGCAGAAGGTCAACGCCGAGGCGTTGGGCACCTTGCTGGGCATCCAGACGATCCTTGAATCACCCGAGGTGCAGCAGCAGTTGGTGGTTGTGGCAGGACCGGGCTACCAGTAA
- a CDS encoding cold-shock protein: MALGTVKWFNAEKGYGFITVDESGDDVFVHWSAIQMDGFRALEEGQRVEFELGEGQKGPQAEGVRVA, from the coding sequence ATGGCATTGGGAACCGTCAAATGGTTCAACGCCGAAAAAGGCTACGGATTCATCACTGTGGATGAGTCGGGTGACGACGTCTTTGTACACTGGTCCGCCATACAAATGGACGGCTTCCGCGCCCTTGAAGAGGGGCAGCGGGTTGAGTTTGAACTGGGCGAGGGGCAAAAAGGTCCGCAAGCCGAAGGTGTGCGCGTCGCGTAG